AGCACAGCACCAGATCCAACCCATGCTCCATATTCTGAAGGCCCAGAGTACTACAGTAGTATTACTCACATCATCAGCTGCTGCCCCATCCTGACCTCCGCTCTCCAAGAATTTTTTGAAGCCTTCTAGTGTCCTCTCCCCATTATAGTCAATTACctacacaggaaaaaacatcAAGATATGGTTATGGGCACCTACAGAACCAGGCCCCTGGAGAGGTGAATTCTCTTTCTGAGCAACAGTTAACATGCCAAGCAAAAGGGAATTTAAAAATTCACCTTCACCCATATGAGACGAAGGAAAACAGCTCAGCCACTAGACTTCAGAGATCACTGCGAGGAAAGAATAGCCTGCAGATGAGCACACTGTCCTCTGCTATGCTCCCTCTTTTCCCCATTCCCACTTCCCACCCCACCAAACTCTTTCCTACAGCCCAGCCCCCCACAAAGGGTCTCAGATGTCCTGTAGACTTGATGTGTTCCATCCCTACAGAATGGAGAACCCTCCCAAAGGCCTTATCCAAAACAGAACTCAAGCAGGCAACAAAGCATTTCTAGTGCTCCCTTGTTATGTGATCTGTATAAAGGCCAGCTGCCTTCTTACATTTCTGCCAGAGCCTGCAGGGAAGAACTTGAGTGTGGGGAAGCTGTGGATTTTCACGGCCTCTACTTCATTGGCTGTCGAATCCATCTTGGCAATGACAATGTTCTCGTGGTCCCTATATGTCTCTCCCAGCTTGTCCCAGATAGGAGCCAGCTGCTTACAGTGACCACACCAGGGGGCATCTGTTAATTAGAAAAACATAGCTAGCACCACCAACCTAACAAGTTACCACCACCACTCCCCCTCAGCCCCCATGCCAGAGTTCACACACATCTTTTCAACCGAGGCACTGCCTTTGTGGCTTAGATTCTCTAAGATGCTTTCTCCCTGATCCTGGTCATGCAGTATTCTGGCACTCCTTTCATGCCAGTTACTTGCAATCAGCTGTTGAAAGACACTTACAGAACTCTACAAAGACATTCTTATTCTCATCAAAAGCAACTTCTTCGAAGTTCTTCCCAACTAGAACTTTGACAGGCTGCTTGTCCCAGTCTTCAGGAAGATCTTGACTCATCAGGTGGGGCTGGAATAAGAAGTGAAATTCAGAGACATGGTTTGCTACACAGCTGCTTGGAATGTCCATGCAATCACAGATCCTGGAAAACCCAAGTTTAACCACCCCCCTCAGTGCCTCAGTCATAGGCTGTGAGCAATCAGATGAATCAGTCACTTCCTCTTCTGCTTACAAGAAGTCTCCTTCCCACCCTGAACAAGCAGGAATAACAGGTGCTCTTGTGCAGGGAGAACTGCAATTGAGCTCTGTAGGAAGGAAACAATATTGCTGACAGTATCATTCCCACAGAACTGAGTTTAGCTAAACACTGTGCCACACAAGTTCACACCTTCCACAGATTGTTGGCAGAAAGAGCAACTGGATAAACAGCACAGTTACCATAAGCAGCAGGAAGAGCAGGCTCTGATTGTACTCAGGTGCCAGTACATAGCTTGCTTTCCTACAGTCTTCATGCCCCAGTAGTTTTACCTTTCATTTCTCAGCACAAAGCCCGCTAGATATTCTGTACATTAGTTGGAAGGATTTTCTCCAGATGACTCACACAACTCCTCACAGGGAGGATTTTTTGTGCTTGCTTAGCCAGCAGGTTTACCACCAGCAGCATTTATCTTCATTACCTTGATCTTGCCCTCCAGGAACTTATTACAGAACTCTTTGATCTTGTCTGCTGTGAGGTCATCTGATTCAGGTTTGTATTTGGTCATTTCTTCCTCTAGTGTGATCAGGCGTACAGCTggacattcttctttctttaggCCAAAAAACTCCAAAATCCTCTGGTTGTCACTGTGGTCACTGTCTATGAAGATGAACAGGATCTTTGGAGGAAAAAGTCAAAGGCAGTATGGTGAAGACAAGTACCTCTTGGCTATCAATACTTTACACACACACTTGCATGGGTAGTAGCTGAACTGgcccctcttccttctccgaGCCCATTAAGAGGGGACCCTGTCAGAGCACAAACACTGGAGCCGCACAGTTCAAGCAGCATGCACACAGACCTGGCACTGACGTTGATTAAGGCAGAGTCAGATTTACATCCGCAAGAAGGAAAGTCAGGAGTTAACTGCTATTCCTTCAACAGTTGTGCAAGCCAGTAAGTGACTCAGTCACCTATTATCAAGAGACACAGGTAGAGAGAGAACTAGCTTCAAGTCCTCCTCCACAACTGTTAAGTGGATATAGACAGACAGTGCTACACTTCTCTGCAGGAGGTGGTCACTTAATTCATAATACAAGAAATCCATCTCACCTTCCCTTTGAAGTTCCCAGCTGCACTCTTGAAGTTGTCCAGTTTTTCTTGATAGTCAGAGACACTTTTTGGTAGGAACAGCAGAATATGAGTCTTAATCTCTCCTCCAAAGATTTTAGGAGCAGTCTGAGGAgtagaaaataaactttattttttggAAGAGAGGTAAATCAATGTCAAGACCAGCTTGGCTCTACTATTCTGACTAGACCACAGGAGCCTCCAATACTACAGGACTGCTATGAACAGCAAGCTTATGCCTCCTTTACCTCATGTTCTTCACAATTCTCCATAACCCCAAACTAGTGTCAGCTCCAAGATAAAACACGACCACACAACCTAGAGTTTAagctttgttattttcataCAGTAGCTATGGGAAGAGGCCTCACCAAGTACCTAAAGACCTACCTGTTCAGTGAACTCTATGACCAGAGGCAACGCATTAGACTTGATGAAGTTCAGTAAATTATCTTTCGTGAGATCCCCTTCAAAGTTGTTACGGCCTTCATCAAACTGCAAAACCAGATATTCTTGCATTAGAACACTTCCATATCCCACACAAATCTCTTTCAAGAAATAAGATGCATTCACACCAGAGTCACTGCCCCAATGGATCTCAGCTGCACTTGTTTGGAGCAGACTTCCATCTCTCAACAAGGTCACCACATGTTCACATAAAATCTGGATCAAGGTGTTCATCTTCCTGGCAAGCAAAGCCTTAAATCACCCCCTAGCAGCAAAAGGTGAGCACCAACAAGACAGTCAGCTTAGATCTTGGCATTGCTCTGCACAATCATGAAACGATTTGTGAAACAGGTCACCAAGAAGGACTTTAAACAGCTGCCTTACGGCTTTGTAGAAGGCATTAAACAGACCAGTGAGGAGCTACGAGAGCACAGGCAGCTTTCTGCTCAGCTATGTCAGAGTAGACACACACACTTTAACCAGACAGTGCTAAGAAAGAAGTCTGACAGCAAAGCCCACTATGCACTGCAAGTAAATAGTAATTTACTCAGCTCTGTAGGGTTATTTCAGCCTCTATTGTTAGAGACAACAGCACATGTTTAACACTCACATCACACTAGAGGTGCCAGATCCCTTTTTATATCAGGACACCACCTGTATCCCTGACCAGGTTTCTCAGAACCCTCTCTGGCAGCCTGGAAAGGGAACAGCTGTAGAGGACCATCAAGGTTAAAGAGAGGATGTGCAGGATAACACAGCAGTCTCATGGCAGGGCAATGCTCAAGTTACTGACAGAAGCAAGAGAGTGGACTCAATCTTCTGTTAGAGGAAGCATACCAGTCTCAGCTGAAAAGCTGAGCAAAACACTTAACATTGGAAATCAGCTTTGTAAATACTTTGAAGAGTATTGAACATTGCCTTAGCACCTTCAAAACAGTTGTTCGAGGGTCTTTGCAAGTCTGGACAACTCACACAAAGAATAAGATGAGAATGACTAGCCAAACCCTCTCAGTTTAGACCCAAGTAACTGCACAAAGCTGAGCCAAAAACATAACTGTTGGTAAAATAAACCATCCAGTTCTTATGCCCTGGTATTTGGTTACTGTTGGTGCTTATTTTCACCTTGGGTTGGGGTGGACATATTTGAGAGCTGTCATGGTACTACCATGACATCAcactgaaaaaaggaacaaggagGCAACATTCACAGGCTGAAAAGCATCTCACTTTCTTCCACGCAGGGCAGAGCATTCCTGCAACATCCCAGCCCTCCAGTGGCTCATGAACGGCCTTTCAGACCAAGGTTCCTCCCACTCCTAACACACCTGCCAGAGAAGCTGCCAGATGCATAATTGCTTTTCATTCCGATGTGCCCAAGTTGACTACACTTATGGAAAATAGCTTGAAAATTCCTTTATTGTTAAAGACTGGTCCTGCCATTGCCCCAGTTcttcagaagcagaggaaaccTTAAGAGAACTCACAGGACTTAAGGGTTAGAGGATAGTACATCAGATCAAATCAACACATGTCCATTCTACAGAGGGCTAAACATGAGAAAATGTACAGGTAACTAAATAAAACTCATGGTAATAACTTGTCAATGCTGGAAGCCCTAGCTGTATCCTAGCCACTTCAAAACAATCTCATATGTCATCCTGCTTGGAGTCTGATGCTGGTACTTCCCACAGCCCCAAAGAGATGGTCAATTTTAGAGGAGCATTTCTATTCGGACTTCAGTGTTTGCCAAAGGACATGAACACAAGTTGAGAAAACCCCTGCAAACAGCTACTGTTGCCTAGCATTAGTCATGAACAGAGCATACAGAAGATTACATACAGAAAGCTATACATGTGAGAAGAGCAAGATACAGCTAGTAAGTCAGCCAAGAACAAAATACTACTCCCTTCACCCACCTCAACTTTTCTAGCTGCAAAACCCTAGCATTTCAAACTCGTTAGTCAGATAATTTACTTGTACCCTCAGCCATACTGATCTGAGGGACCTCTGACCAAGAATGTAAGTCTACAAGCTTCTAGCACCATAAAAATAACTACAATTTCAGACATGTAATGGAATAAAATATGCTATTTTagcaaacaaagaaagaatgaaataagaATTCATTCAACTCTTTAGCCTGTCTTAGGTCAAACTGGTCAGACCAATGACTGATTAGGTTACAGATTTAATAAGTCTGAACCCAAAGCAGCTTTCTGTCCTGCCTCACTGCACCCATGCATGCAGTACCACCAAGTCTAAGGAACCTCTATTTGTCTTCTCAAACCTAGAATGTCATCCCAGTGACTTGgattttaatagtaaaaggCATCAGTAGTTTATTTCAACTCTGTAGATGGCTAGCATCCCTGCACACATAATCCAACTGCCCCAGACTAGTCAGCTGGAACTGCAAATCCTCTTAGGAACTTTGCTGGAATCACTACACCACAGAACCTACAGCAGTGTGAGAGAGAACACCTCTTGGACATGGCCATCGACTAACTGCAGCAGAGGTCAATATTGAGTATGTTTAAAAGCAACTTTGCTAAGCCACAATCAAACACAGAGCACCATGGCAAGTCATCAATAACTTGGCTACCATTCTGTTTAAGACTTTCAAAGTTTGGGGAGGGGCACAGGACACCTCTCTAGTTACAGCCATGAGTATTTTAAAGATTGTGCTGACCATTACTGCACTGCAGCCAGATATCTGAGAAACAGGGAAGCGAGTGAAGCAACAACCTGGACCCAAAGCCCAGCAGCTTTGGGAGGGCAGCACCAGGCTGGGAGACAAAGCTGCCCTCTGCCGACTGTGGGCCCCTCCGCTGCCAGCTGCACCCTGCAAAGGGACCCGGGGCTCTGCCACCCAGCAAAGGGGCTGCAGGCTCCACTCCTCCCCACCAGGCTCTGATGCTTGGAACCAGCCAGACTGACAGCCCAGAATCTTTTGCTGTTTCATCCAGGGATGCCCTCATTTGAATCTGACTAATTAGAGAAAAGGTAAGAAGAGGCAGAAGACGTAAGTGTGATGCTCATGCTTTGCACCAACCAGTACCTTCTTGAAGAGGACCACACCATCCTTGCTAAGCTGGTACTTGGTGAAGACATCAGTGCTAGAGGAAATCCCAAAAGGAATGTCAtccacagcttctgctgccaaCAAGAACTCCTTTGCAGCCTCTGATGTCAAATCCTGGAGAATAAAGAAAGGTGTCTCACATGGGACACATCAAACTGAAGCATAAACATCCAGGGCTTACCAGCCAGAGAACTGGAAGATCAAGTAAGGCAGGACAGCAAGTGTTTCACAACTTATGGAGAGCCTTCCCCAGCTGTCAGGTCCCCATGGGGCAGAAAGCAGGGAAGGCCCTAGACATACATAAGAGCTTCTCAAATGGAAGCACAAACTCTACCTTAAAGAAACCAATCACAACCACTTCACTGGAATCCACTAAcgtctctgctgcagcagcatctgtcAGGGTTGTTGCAGCCGGGCCAGTGCGTTTCTTCAGCCAGCTGACAATATCATCCGCTTCTCTGCCAGCTACACCAGAAAGATAAGAACACTGATTCACTTTTTCCTCCAACTAAGTTTAAGAACAGAAAACCCCTAAGCTTTGAGATAGACTGTTCAGCAGCTGGCCAAGAGGTCAGGAAAAATCAGGATATCGTTTACGCaactcttttcctttcactccTAGTGTAATTAAGCTAATCCCTAATTGTTAAGTCAAGGTACGAGGTGCTCCCAGGAGTCCATTCTTCTCTTGCTCCTAGCCCAGGCACGTTCTTAAACTTTGACCAGCAATACACCACTTCTCCAAGATGCTAgtatttttcatgcaaatatatcaccttttcctttcaaaatcaGTATTCTGGATGTTACCCTCAACACAATACAGCTTGGTTTAGCTGAATTCTGCTTGTCTTGGTCTTCCTCGCACCTCTATCTTACATATTGTGTGTGCCCCTTTACCCAACCACGCAAGCATTCTTTCAATTCTGGGTGCTACATTGCTCAAGTAAAGTCAAGCCAAGCAACAAATCAAGCTTGGATTGCTCTGCTTTCCTATACAAAACCAAAGCCATCTGCTTTAGCTCATATTAGGGACTTCCCCAGCCTTAGGTGAGAAAGCCTGTTAAAGGCAGACTCATTCCTCAACACCCGAAGCACAGCACCCACCCGGAGCACACCCGCTGCAGCGCCGCTCCCCCTCACACTCCGCTCCCTAGGCTGCTGTCACAGTGGACCTTGTCCGGCCGCAACAGCGCACGCAGGAGTGCGGGGCCAGGTGCACGGACCCGCCGCCACGTTGCTGCCCTCTGCACCCGGGCCAGGCACAGGGCCAGCCGCCCTGGCTCACCTGTGTACTCCTTGGGAGCGGCCTTGTCACCGTTCCTGAAGAACTTGATGGTGGGGTAGCCACGCACGCCGAACTGCTGCGCCAGCTCCGACTCCTCCGTGGCATCCACCTTGGCCAGCCGGATCTCCGAGCCCTCCGCCTTCAGCTTCGCTGCCGCCTTCGCGTACTCAGGGGCCAGCGCTTTGCAGTGCCCGCACCAAGGGGCGTCTGCGCGACAGAGCGTCAGCGCCGGCCAGAGGCCCCCGCTCCcacccggccccgctcccgggcgCGACGCCCCCGTAGCCCGCCCCGGCTCAGGGAGCCCCGCGAGCGGGCACGGGGCAGGGCAGAACCCACCCCCCaagcccggcagcccccgccccggccgaGCCCAACGCCTCGGCGGCCTTCCGCCCGAGCCCAGCCCCGCACGGCCGCCGGCAgcagcccccgccccgggggagCCCGGTGCctcagcacctcctccccccaccccggccccgcGGTCCTGCCGGCCCCGCCCTCAGCCCCCGGGGCCGCAGCCCGCACGCCCGCTCCTCCCGGCCCGGCGCTcccgcggcgcggcccccccccggccccggcccccccgagCTCACAAAACTCGACGAGCAGGTAGCGGTGCGCGGCCAGCGCCTGCTCAAAGGAGGCGGCGCGCAGCACCAGGacaccatcctcctcctccagggCCGCGGCGGAGTCGCCGGCTCGGGCGGGcgaagggaggaggaggcagagcagcgACACAACCGCGCGGAACCCCACCATGGCGCTGATGGCGGCGGGTCGGGACGGGCCGGGACGGGCGTGCGGCCGCGACGCCGCCTCCGCTTATAAACCCGCCTCCCCCGGCCTCCGCCGCGCCCTATTGGCCGCGCCacgctgcgccgccgccgcccgccatTGGCTCGGCCCGCCGCCCGAGCCGCTGCGCGGCTCCTATTCGCCGGCGGGATGGGCacgccccgcgcccgccgccgcgggtTGGCTGCTGGCCTCGCTCTCCTCCTGCGGGCAGCCATTGGCCCCTTTCCCCTCTGCGTCGCCCACGATTGGTCAGCGCCGCCACCTCGAGCGGCCTCCTGCCCTCGAACGTGGCACtcgggcggccccggcgggcgggcACTGCGCGTGCGCGCGGCGAGGCGCGCGTGGTGGATTCTGACTGGGCCGCGTCCACCGCCCTTTGACCCAGCCCGGAAGGGAAAGGGGCTCTTCCGGTGCTCCCGGAGGGAACGTCCTGGGGCACGTGACGCTGCGGGACACGTTCTGCGGCGCGAGGCCGCCGGGCGGAGGTCGGGGCGAGGCCCGGGCCGCTGGTGGCGGAGGGGGCCGggaggggcggccccggccccggccccggccccggccccggccccggccctggccAGCGCTCGGGGCTGGCCCGGGGCTGGCCCCGGGCCGAGGCCCGCCTCGCGGGACCgtgcggcgggggcggggcggcaGTCGCTCGGCGTCACGGCAGCAGCGCTGCCCCGTTGTCCACCCTCATCCCCCTGCCCCGCGGCTGCCCACAAGGCCTGAGCTCCCCCCCGCCGGGTCAGGCCCTCGTCTGGTGTGAGGCACCGGGCACCGCTTCGGCCTAGGGAAGCCCCGTTCTGTTTTGCCGCAGCCCCGGTGGCCCCGGAGATAGACCGTGGGGAACGGGGGTAGCCACGCGTTCCCTTACAGGAAGACAGCTGTGCGATGGCATGCTCGAGGCAGGGCACGGGGGGCACCTCGTCCCCCGGGGCCAAGCAGGAGCCCGTTGCAAGGCGGCCCTGGCTCAGAGCATGTAGTTCCATGCAGTGTCTGCTAAGGGACCCATGAGAAACGAGTCTCGTGACTGTGGCAGGGGAAGACCCTCTCACGCACCTCTCCCTGCTTTGCTCTGGCATCTCCTGACGCAGCACAAGAATCGATTGTTGGAGCCTGGTTGCTCCCAGAGCttggctggggaaggagagccCCTGCGCCCtgggcagaaagcagctggCCTTTGGTGGCGGTGTTTGCACTGCCAATGCCAGGGTATCGGCTGGGTTGCTACGGGCACCTCCTGTGCAGGCAGACTGCCCGCTGATAAGTGCTGGAGTGGGGACAGGCTCGCTCTGGGCTCCCTGGCCGCACCCTGCTGATTCGCCAGCTCAGTAGCTGCCTGCAAAGTAGAGCTActgctctttcctctcctcccgcttcccctggcaggagctgggcccAGTGCCCCAGGCCAGCGGCCTTTGGAGCTGGGTGCCCTGCCAGTGCTCCGCAGATAACCTGGTTGTCCTGAGTGCTGCAAGGAACAGTTGTCCGCTCAGGAGCTTTGGCCGGCTGTAGA
The genomic region above belongs to Gavia stellata isolate bGavSte3 chromosome 22, bGavSte3.hap2, whole genome shotgun sequence and contains:
- the P4HB gene encoding protein disulfide-isomerase; amino-acid sequence: MVGFRAVVSLLCLLLPSPARAGDSAAALEEEDGVLVLRAASFEQALAAHRYLLVEFYAPWCGHCKALAPEYAKAAAKLKAEGSEIRLAKVDATEESELAQQFGVRGYPTIKFFRNGDKAAPKEYTAGREADDIVSWLKKRTGPAATTLTDAAAAETLVDSSEVVVIGFFKDLTSEAAKEFLLAAEAVDDIPFGISSSTDVFTKYQLSKDGVVLFKKFDEGRNNFEGDLTKDNLLNFIKSNALPLVIEFTEQTAPKIFGGEIKTHILLFLPKSVSDYQEKLDNFKSAAGNFKGKILFIFIDSDHSDNQRILEFFGLKKEECPAVRLITLEEEMTKYKPESDDLTADKIKEFCNKFLEGKIKPHLMSQDLPEDWDKQPVKVLVGKNFEEVAFDENKNVFVEFYAPWCGHCKQLAPIWDKLGETYRDHENIVIAKMDSTANEVEAVKIHSFPTLKFFPAGSGRNVIDYNGERTLEGFKKFLESGGQDGAAADDDLEDLETDEETDLEEGDDDEQKIQKDEL